Within the Nitrospira sp. genome, the region GCGATGCTCGACGCCTCACGAAAGGACTTTCAGGCTCCCTGTGGGACCGAAACCGAGTTGAGCCACAGTTTAGCCACAATTTCGGACCAAAAAGTGCATTTTTCGCGGGAAAAGTTGGCGGAGGGGGCGAGATTTGAACTCGCGGACAGGTTACCCCGTCTCCGGTTTTCAAGACCGGCACGTTCGGCCACTCCGTCACCCCTCCAACCGCATTCGGCTACTTCCGATCGACCCCCGTGGGTTTGTCTGGCCGATCGGAATCCATTTACTTATAGGCTTGAGTCTCACTCAAGTCTCCTCAATTCGTATCTGCTCCCGTCCGCCCATGTAGGGTCGGAGGACATGAGGAAGAATGACGGAACCGTCTTCCCGCTGATAATTTTCCAGAATTGCCACCAGAGTCCGTCCCACCGCTAAGCCTGACCCATTCAACGTGTGTAGGAAGTCGGTCTTCCCATCCTTTTTCCCCTGGCCCGTGCGCACCCGGATGTTGGCGCGTCGTGCTTGAAACGCCTCAAAATTGCTACACGAGGATATCTCCCGATAGGCTCCCTGAGATGGAAGCCACACCTCGAGATCATAGGTCTTCGCCGCCGCAAACCCCAAATCGCCCGCACACAGGGCCATCACGCGATAGGGCAAAGCGAGCCCCTGGAGGATCGACTCCGCATTCGCGGTGAGCCGCTCCAACTCCTCGTAAGAATGCTCGGCCTTGGCAAAGCAGACCAATTCCACTTTGTTGAATTGATGCTGGCGAATTAAGCCTCTGGTGTCCTTTCCGTACGAACCGGCCTCCCGCCGAAAACAGGGCGTATAGGCCGTATATCGCCTCGGCAAACCTGCTTCATCCAGCACCTCGTCTCGGTGATAATTCGTCACCGGAACTTCCGCAGTCGGGATGAGCAAATAGGGATCGTCGCGAAGATGGAACAGGTCTTCTTCAAATTTTGGAAGTTGCCCGGTGCCGGTCATGGCTGCCCGATTGACCAGGAAAGGGGGTAGGACTTCTCGATAGCCATGTTGCTCAGCGTGACAATCAAGCATGTAATTGATCAAAGCACGTTCCAACTTTGCCCCCAGTCCGGTCAAGACGGCAAATCGCGCTCCCGCAATTTTCGCAGCTCGTTCAAAATCCAGGATCCCAAGCCTTTCGCCCAACTCCCAGTGCGGTCGAGGCGTCCATCCCATACTGGGAATGGCACCCCAGCGGCGCACCTCGATGTTCTCCGTGGCATCACGACCGGGTGGCACCGAGGCGTGCGGGATGTTTGGGATGCGCAGTGCGACCTGTTCGACGCATTCTTCGACTCGGCGAAAACCTGTTTCGGCTTCTTTGATCCGATCTCCCACGACCTTCATATCCGCCATCGCCTGGTCCGCAGACTGCCCAGCTCGTTTGAGCGTCGCGACCTCGTCTGATCCCTTTTTCAGTTGATGCCGAAGCTGCTCAACTTCCGAGAGCAATCCTTTGCGTTCAGTCAGAAATTTCCCGAGCTCGTCCCAGGGCACGTCGGCTCCGCGGGCACCCAACTGCTCACGAATTGTATTCAGATTGTCCCGAAGATAACGGAGATCATACATGGAGGGACTCGCGCCATAAGTTCGGACAATAGCATCGGCCCTAGTTGGAGTCAAACGAATGGCCGCCGTAAGAGTCTGGATCGTGGACCGCAGGGCCTCGTCTCTTGACAGCGGCAACGCGGCGGGCAAGGATAGTCCATGCGTCCGATCACCAATCCTCCCAATCCGTTCGAGTCCCAATACCGGGAGTTCCTAGAACCGGCACCGTGGGCGTCCGTTGAAATCTATGAAGATGCGGCGCGGCAGATTCTCAGTCGCAACGACAGCCCTGATTTGTCCTTTCGTTGGAGCGTCAATCCCTACCGGGGATGTTTCCATGCCTGCGCGTACTGCTATGCCCGCCCGACGCATGAGTATTGGGGCTTTGGGGCGGGAACCGACTTCGACACGAAATTGATCATGAAGCCCAATGCTGCCGCTCTTCTTCGACAAGCTTTCGTAGAGCGCTCGTGGCGAGGCGAAGTGGTCGTCTTCTCCGGCAATACCGATTGCTATCAGCCGTTGGAAGCCACGTACCGACTGACCCGAGCCTGCTTGGAGGTCTGCGCCGAATTTCGCAACCCGGTCGCCATTATCACGAAGAGCGCGCTCGTGTTACGAGATCTGGACATCCTCCGAGAACTCCATCGCCACGCGTGGCTACGGGTGTACGTGAGTATTCCCTTCCTCGATACGGTGACGGCGAGGAGAATCGAGCCTGGAGCTCCCTCACCCGACAAGCGCTTCCGAACGCTTCGTGCGCTCTCAGGCGAGGGGCTTCGCACCGGTGTATCGCTGGCACCGATCATTCCCGGCTTGAACGAGCACGACATTCCTCGACTCGTGCGGCGGGCAAAGGCGTCAGGAGCCACCGACGCATTCATGAGCTTGATCCGACTTCCTGGCAACACGGAAGCCACATTTGCTGAGCGTTTACAGGAAGCCTTTCCCGATCGTGCAGACAAAGTCTTCCGTGGCATTCGCCGTGCGCGGGAGGGGCCATTGTCAACGTCGAGATTCTTTGAGCGACATAAAGGGCGGGACGCGGCGTGGGACACGAGTCGTCGCCTGTTTGAGATTGCCTGTCGCATAGCCGGGCTTGCGCCATCCGAATCGGCTCCCATTCCGTCGACCTTTCAACGTCCAACTCCGGATCAGCTCGCACTTTTCTGAAAGGATCGATCCGTGAAACATAATCCTGGCTTCCTAAAGCTCGTCGAACAATCGCGAGCCCGCGTTCCAACCTGCAGCGCGGTGGACGTCAAGTCAAGACTCGACCGAGGAGACACGTTCCACTTCATCGATGTCAGGGAAGAATCCGAATTCGCGGAAGGCCATGCAACAGGGGCCCGTCATCTTGGCAAGGGGATTATCGAGCGCGACATTGAATCACTCATTCCGGATCAACAGGTACCGATCATCCTGTATTGCGGGGGAGGCTATCGCTCGATCCTGGCCGCCGATGCGTTGCGCCTCATGGGCTATACCGACGTTACCTCAATGGACGGGGGCATTCGAGCCTGGCGCGACGCAGGTTTTCCTATTTCACGCGGATCCCGATAGCCGGATGCTAGACATATCACGCCGCCACTTGCTCGCGAGACTGGGATTTGGTGCGGGACTGGGACTGGCGATTGCAGGTGGACCCCGATCCCTCATCAGAGAGCTGCTTTTCGAGCCCGACGCGCAGACCGTCGAACCTCATACGATTCCTCCCGACCGGTTTTCGCGACAGGGACAGGCCGTCGTCGCGCTCGTCGAAGGGGCCGATCCTCTCGCCATGCTTGAGGAAGGGTTTCGCTTGCTGGGTGGAATAGGGCGCCTCGAGTGCGCCGGCAAACACGTGTGTATCAAGCCCAATCTCCTGAGCGATCGGCCTCCGCCCACCACGACCAGTCCGGCCGTCGTGGAAGCGCTGGTGCGGCTTGTCAAGGCCGCTGGCGCACGAGCCGTGACTCTAGCGGATAGCTCCGGAATGATCCGGTTTCCCACTCGTGACAATTTCGTGGCTACGGGGATGAAGGCCGTTGCCGATCGAACGGGAGCCACAGTTCTCGCCCTTGAGGAGGAAAAATGGGTGGCCGTCCAGCCTCCTGACGCGACGGTGATGCAGCGCTATCTTGTTTCCAAACCCGTCTACGATGCGGAACTCGTGATCAACGTCCCGGTCGTGAAGACGCATCGGTTTGCGGAATTCTCCTGCGCGTTGAAAAACCTGGTCGGTATCGTGCACCCCCGACATCGCCCCTCGCTCGCGTTCCTCTCCGGTCGGTGGCACGAACGAATTGCAGAATTGAACCTTTCGATTCATCCGGCCTTGCACGTGGCCGATGCCACAACAATCATGATCGACGGCGGACCGAGCAGCGGGAAGGCGGCCAAGGCCAATCTCATCCTGTTGAGTGGGGATCGAGTCGCACTCGATGCGGTCGCCTTGGCGCTGCTGCGCTCGTACGGAGCCTGGGCCAAAGATTTAAAGCTGCGCGTATGGGATCAGCGGCAGATCAAACGGGCAGGGGAGTTACGATTGGGCACACGAGGCCCGGAGCACATGAGTGTGGTCGGTCGAAGCCTCGAACTGGGCCAAAGCGACCGATTCGACCGACTTCTGGATACATTGAGAGCGGAGATAGGCCGTCGACCGGACTGATTACTTATTGACGCGGTCGAACTCCTTGATGACCATGTCCGTGAGATCGACGGTATCCTTATTGTAAATCACGATCTTGATCGTTTGCTCGCTACCTTTGTCGACGACGAGCGTATAGCCGTTTTTTTCCGCCACGGCCTGTGTCGACTGGGCGATCTTCTTCATGTATTCGTCAACCAATCCCTTTTGCTTCTGTGCCAGCTCCTGGTTGAATTCCTGCAAGCGTTTCTGGTAGTCCGCGATTTTTGAGCGAAACCGCTCCTGCTTCTCTTTCTTAGCCGCCTCGCTCAGGGATGCTTCTTGGTCCTTAAGCTGCTTCTCCATGGCCTTCAAGTCTTCCTGATCCTGCGTGAGGAGCTTCTCTCTTGCCTGAGCGTACTCTCGTAGCGCGTCCAAGGCGCGCCGCCCAGCTTTGGTCTTTTCGAGGACGGTCTGTGGGTCGATGACCCCCATCTTGAAATCGGCTGCAGACGCGGGAGATGAGGCCAAGGGAGCCCACTGGATGCCTCCAATCAGCATGACAGCCAGGAAGGCAGAGAAGACGTTCGACAAACGCACCATCAACGCACTCCTTTCGCTTGCAGAATCGCGGACCTCTTGTTGGGGAGAATAGCGTCAGCCCCACGAGGAGTCAAGGCAGAAGGCCAGTGTCGAACCACGCCAGTTCGTAGCGTCGGGGCTAGCACGCGGAGCAGCGATACCTACATGGGGGTACTCGGAGACCTGATGACGAGCAGGGGAGAGAGCCTAGACAAAATATCGACTGGTGTCGAACTTGTATTCGGTGTTGTCGAGCAGACGAATGATGCTTCGGGCAAACTGGCCATGTTCATTGAGTTCACGCAGGTCGACTTCAGGTCCCTCAACCAAGTTGCCCGTCGCGTCACTGATGATCTTCACGAGGGGACGCTCGACAAACTCTTTCTCCTGGGCGGGACTCAGAACGACGGCCAGTTCTTCGGTATCCAGCATGACCAGGCTCCCGATGGGGATGATCCCGACGCACGTGGAGAAGAGCTTCATCAGGATGGGATCGAACGCCTTTCCAGACTTGTTGAACATGAATTGCAGAACCTTTGGTGGGGACATCGGTTCACGACGATACACTCGCGAGGATGTCATGGCGTCATAACAGTCGGCGATCGTCACGATGCGGCTGGAGAGAGTCTGTTTCCACGGGACCGCCAACTTAGGATATCCGGAGAAATCATAGTTCATATGATGTTCGAACGAGGCCGCCGCCATTCGGGCCGGAACGTTTGCGAGGCCGCGCAGTTCGATGAGCGTGAGGACCCCTTCCGTCGGATGGGACCGCATGACGTCCCATTCCTCTTTTGTAAATTCACCGGGTTTGTTCAACACATCGAGTGAAATGGCACACTTACCCACGTCATGAAACAACGCGGCCAGTCCCAAATCGGCGAGATCGACCTTCGGGTATCCCGCGCGGTTCCCCAGTGCCATGGAAAGCAGCGCGACGTTCACTGAATGATTATGGGTGTACTGGTCATGACAGCGCAGGTTGGTCAATCCCAGGAGCGTTGAGCCGTCTTGCATCATTAGATCGATGATGTTTTGAATGGCTCTCTTGGCTGACTTGAAACTGACGTTTCCCCTGTCGCGCACGACCTGGTTTAACTGCCCGAAAGCTGTCGCAGCCTTGCCGTACCCGTTCCTCGCTCTGGTTTTAGCCAACACTTTGGGATCCACCGGAGCAGCCCCAGCGCCGGCATCTGATTGATCCTTGGAATTGCGGGTGG harbors:
- a CDS encoding radical SAM protein; amino-acid sequence: MRPITNPPNPFESQYREFLEPAPWASVEIYEDAARQILSRNDSPDLSFRWSVNPYRGCFHACAYCYARPTHEYWGFGAGTDFDTKLIMKPNAAALLRQAFVERSWRGEVVVFSGNTDCYQPLEATYRLTRACLEVCAEFRNPVAIITKSALVLRDLDILRELHRHAWLRVYVSIPFLDTVTARRIEPGAPSPDKRFRTLRALSGEGLRTGVSLAPIIPGLNEHDIPRLVRRAKASGATDAFMSLIRLPGNTEATFAERLQEAFPDRADKVFRGIRRAREGPLSTSRFFERHKGRDAAWDTSRRLFEIACRIAGLAPSESAPIPSTFQRPTPDQLALF
- a CDS encoding outer membrane protein, which translates into the protein MVRLSNVFSAFLAVMLIGGIQWAPLASSPASAADFKMGVIDPQTVLEKTKAGRRALDALREYAQAREKLLTQDQEDLKAMEKQLKDQEASLSEAAKKEKQERFRSKIADYQKRLQEFNQELAQKQKGLVDEYMKKIAQSTQAVAEKNGYTLVVDKGSEQTIKIVIYNKDTVDLTDMVIKEFDRVNK
- the serS gene encoding serine--tRNA ligase, with translation MYDLRYLRDNLNTIREQLGARGADVPWDELGKFLTERKGLLSEVEQLRHQLKKGSDEVATLKRAGQSADQAMADMKVVGDRIKEAETGFRRVEECVEQVALRIPNIPHASVPPGRDATENIEVRRWGAIPSMGWTPRPHWELGERLGILDFERAAKIAGARFAVLTGLGAKLERALINYMLDCHAEQHGYREVLPPFLVNRAAMTGTGQLPKFEEDLFHLRDDPYLLIPTAEVPVTNYHRDEVLDEAGLPRRYTAYTPCFRREAGSYGKDTRGLIRQHQFNKVELVCFAKAEHSYEELERLTANAESILQGLALPYRVMALCAGDLGFAAAKTYDLEVWLPSQGAYREISSCSNFEAFQARRANIRVRTGQGKKDGKTDFLHTLNGSGLAVGRTLVAILENYQREDGSVILPHVLRPYMGGREQIRIEET
- a CDS encoding sulfurtransferase gives rise to the protein MKHNPGFLKLVEQSRARVPTCSAVDVKSRLDRGDTFHFIDVREESEFAEGHATGARHLGKGIIERDIESLIPDQQVPIILYCGGGYRSILAADALRLMGYTDVTSMDGGIRAWRDAGFPISRGSR